A window of Mycobacteriales bacterium contains these coding sequences:
- the nuoN gene encoding NADH-quinone oxidoreductase subunit NuoN, whose translation MSGASTLLLAAPQFHTPNINYFAISPILIVLGMAAVGVLVEAFAPAAQRWLLEVVVSLTGLVGALIATIVIADSGVYLTARDAVAVDGPSLYLWGTILVISIASVLLVAERSAAMGGSAFTPAASQLPGSVGERTLAAGGRMQTEVFPLFLLAVGGMLLFPASNSLLLMFVALEVLSLPLYLMCGLARRRRLLSQEAALKYFLLGAFSSAFFLYGLALLYGYANTDLLSGIHDAVQTAAQNDSLLYLGLGLLGMGLLFKVGAAPFQVWIPDVYHGAPTPITAFMAAATKVAAFGALLRVLYVGFGPLTWDWRPILWAVAILTMIIGAVFAVTQQDLKRMLAYSSIAHAGFVLVGVIAASSRGLSGSLFYLLTYGVTTVGAFGILALVRDADGEATHLSRWAGLGKRAPLLAGVVTLFLLSLAGIPLTSGFAGKYAVFLAGIDGGATPVVIVALVMSAVTAFFYIRVIVLMYFSDPVAVGPTIVLPGVFTAVALAMAVAVTVVLGVYPDPFLHLARDAVPFVR comes from the coding sequence GTGAGCGGCGCCTCGACCCTGCTGCTGGCCGCGCCGCAGTTCCACACGCCGAACATCAACTACTTCGCGATCTCGCCGATCCTCATCGTCCTCGGCATGGCCGCGGTGGGCGTGCTCGTCGAGGCGTTCGCGCCGGCGGCGCAGCGCTGGCTGCTCGAGGTCGTGGTCAGCCTCACCGGCCTCGTCGGCGCGCTGATCGCGACGATCGTCATCGCCGACAGCGGGGTCTACCTGACCGCGCGTGACGCGGTCGCCGTCGACGGCCCCTCGCTCTACCTGTGGGGCACGATCCTCGTGATCTCCATCGCCTCCGTGCTGCTCGTCGCCGAGCGTTCCGCCGCGATGGGCGGGTCGGCGTTCACCCCGGCGGCCTCCCAGCTACCCGGCTCGGTGGGGGAGCGCACGCTCGCCGCCGGTGGGCGCATGCAGACCGAGGTCTTCCCGCTGTTCCTGCTCGCGGTCGGTGGCATGCTGCTGTTCCCCGCCTCCAACTCGCTGCTCCTGATGTTCGTCGCCCTCGAGGTGCTCTCCCTCCCGCTCTACCTGATGTGCGGGCTGGCCCGGCGCCGGCGGCTGCTCAGCCAGGAAGCGGCCCTGAAGTACTTCCTGCTCGGCGCCTTCTCGTCGGCCTTCTTCCTCTACGGCCTGGCGCTGCTCTACGGCTACGCCAACACCGATCTGCTGAGCGGCATCCACGACGCCGTGCAGACCGCCGCGCAGAACGACTCGCTGCTCTACCTCGGGCTCGGACTGCTCGGCATGGGCCTGCTGTTCAAGGTCGGCGCCGCGCCGTTCCAGGTCTGGATCCCCGACGTCTACCACGGTGCGCCCACGCCGATCACGGCGTTCATGGCTGCGGCGACGAAGGTCGCCGCGTTCGGCGCGCTGCTGCGGGTGCTCTACGTCGGCTTCGGCCCGCTGACCTGGGACTGGCGCCCGATCCTGTGGGCCGTCGCGATCCTCACGATGATCATCGGCGCGGTGTTCGCGGTGACGCAGCAGGACCTCAAGCGGATGCTCGCCTACTCCTCCATCGCGCACGCCGGGTTCGTGCTGGTCGGCGTCATCGCCGCGAGCAGCCGCGGGCTGTCGGGCTCGCTGTTCTACCTGCTGACCTACGGCGTTACCACGGTGGGCGCGTTCGGCATCCTTGCCCTCGTCCGCGACGCCGACGGCGAGGCGACCCACCTGTCGCGCTGGGCGGGCCTGGGCAAGCGGGCCCCGCTGCTCGCCGGCGTGGTCACGCTGTTCCTGCTGTCGCTCGCCGGCATCCCGCTCACCAGCGGCTTTGCGGGCAAGTACGCCGTGTTCCTGGCCGGCATCGACGGCGGCGCCACGCCGGTGGTCATCGTCGCCCTGGTGATGAGCGCGGTGACGGCGTTCTTCTACATCCGCGTCATCGTGCTGATGTACTTCTCCGATCCCGTGGCCGTCGGCCCGACGATCGTGCTCCCGGGTGTGTTCACCGCCGTGGCGCTGGCAATGGCGGTCGCGGTTACCGTGGTGCTGGGCGTCTACCCCGACCCGTTCCTGCACCTCGCCCGCGACGCCGTACCGTTCGTCCGCTGA